The Leucobacter viscericola genome includes a window with the following:
- a CDS encoding Ig-like domain-containing protein, producing MADNTVLVMPDSPEWNTGAENANLGAWWPEGQATIESDGLHVSAEETGPRAAVTFNLPQNIEPADLCIPDMKYSGTGAQPALNYVPHLETVNNDVNANAYTSFVMAGPENWWYTKNSTKPWKTEIGIDNVPLKAFFDGGWATDVYRAGFSLGSGSTGEGVLSSVTFGGTKYVFTDVYVDDLNMMSLSTPAGRMPTMPKAKITWSDGSYSEDEVDWDAIDPADLVEGAFLYVDGIVRNTKNPEAEPIPVRTELTVEAAVPEDVILPDEETAVGVGIDLPDAVTVTWTDGRNEEADVSWEEFKPTEAGEFTVNGVAKLAGGDEVNVTKKVTVVELAATGYEPVADTLTAAGVAPVMPKFVRVNWNYGPSTELPAVWDAVDVSEPGTFEVGGKVAIAGADALDVKANVIVSDAVAVDVAPVTDVSTLTGVKPELPAKVTVNMSDGKTVELPVVWDAVDADDYAVAGGFTVKGSVAIDGADALEASVKVVVTDAVAVDVAPVTDVSTLTGVKPELPAKVTVNMSDGKTVELPVVWDAVDADDYAVAGDFTVKGSVAIDGADALEASVKVVVSDAVAVDVAPVADVSTPAGVKPELPAKVTVNMSDGKTVELPVVWDAVDADDYAVAGDFTVKGSVAIDGADALEASVKVVVSDAVAVEVAPVADVSTPAGVKPELPAKVTVNMSDGKTVELPVVWDAVDADDYAVAGDFTVKGSVAIDGADALEASVKVVVTAVVVPPAPKPSVSGSTKSVDAGGKITITGKDFAPNESVTVTLGGSNLATAKADANGKLSITVTIPVKTTEGKHAITVKGASSDALTVELTVKKGKVDPACVVPSKSPVFLDTPVSHKFYKEIDWMYCMKYTTGIKAPNGLNYAPQQELTREAMAAFIYRLEAPKGYVAPKVSPFADVKPGDKFYTEIAWMFDKKLSTGTKQATGKPMFMPKDSLSREAMAAFIYRLEAPKNYTAPKKSALADMKPGMSFYKEISWMYDVKLTTGNKTAAGKEYLPKDKLTRQAMAAFIYRLVTDYRN from the coding sequence TGAAACCGTCAACAACGATGTGAACGCCAATGCTTACACCTCGTTTGTTATGGCGGGGCCAGAGAACTGGTGGTACACCAAGAACTCCACAAAGCCATGGAAAACGGAAATTGGGATCGATAATGTTCCGCTCAAGGCCTTCTTTGACGGCGGTTGGGCGACAGACGTGTATCGTGCAGGATTCTCGCTCGGTTCTGGGTCAACTGGCGAGGGTGTACTCTCATCTGTGACGTTTGGGGGCACGAAGTACGTGTTCACCGATGTCTACGTCGATGATCTGAACATGATGTCGCTTTCTACCCCCGCTGGCAGGATGCCCACCATGCCGAAGGCGAAAATTACCTGGAGCGATGGGTCATACTCCGAGGACGAGGTCGATTGGGATGCAATCGATCCTGCGGACCTGGTGGAAGGCGCCTTTCTCTATGTAGATGGAATAGTTAGGAACACCAAGAACCCCGAAGCCGAGCCGATTCCAGTCAGGACTGAGCTCACGGTAGAAGCTGCGGTTCCAGAAGATGTTATTCTGCCCGACGAAGAGACAGCCGTTGGTGTGGGCATTGACCTGCCCGATGCCGTCACGGTTACCTGGACTGACGGCAGGAATGAAGAGGCAGACGTTTCATGGGAAGAGTTCAAGCCCACTGAAGCAGGCGAGTTCACTGTGAATGGCGTCGCCAAACTTGCGGGCGGTGACGAAGTTAATGTGACCAAGAAGGTCACTGTTGTCGAGCTCGCCGCGACTGGATACGAGCCGGTTGCAGACACCTTGACTGCCGCTGGCGTCGCTCCGGTCATGCCTAAGTTTGTGAGGGTGAACTGGAACTACGGTCCTTCGACTGAGCTTCCTGCGGTGTGGGACGCGGTTGATGTTTCTGAGCCTGGAACCTTTGAGGTCGGCGGCAAAGTTGCGATAGCGGGCGCTGATGCGCTTGATGTGAAAGCAAACGTGATCGTGTCTGATGCGGTTGCGGTTGATGTTGCGCCTGTTACTGATGTGTCGACGCTTACTGGTGTGAAGCCTGAGTTGCCTGCCAAGGTGACGGTCAACATGAGTGACGGTAAGACCGTGGAGCTTCCTGTTGTGTGGGACGCGGTTGATGCTGATGATTATGCGGTTGCTGGTGGCTTTACCGTGAAGGGTTCGGTTGCCATTGATGGTGCTGATGCGCTTGAAGCATCCGTAAAGGTAGTTGTGACTGATGCGGTTGCGGTTGATGTTGCGCCTGTTACTGATGTGTCGACGCTTACTGGTGTGAAGCCTGAGTTGCCTGCCAAGGTGACGGTCAACATGAGTGACGGTAAGACCGTGGAGCTTCCTGTTGTGTGGGACGCGGTTGATGCTGATGATTATGCGGTTGCTGGTGACTTTACCGTGAAGGGTTCGGTTGCCATTGATGGTGCTGATGCGCTTGAAGCATCCGTAAAGGTTGTTGTGTCTGATGCGGTTGCGGTTGATGTTGCGCCTGTTGCTGATGTGTCGACGCCTGCTGGTGTGAAGCCTGAGTTGCCTGCCAAGGTGACGGTCAACATGAGTGACGGTAAGACCGTGGAGCTTCCTGTTGTGTGGGACGCGGTTGATGCTGATGATTATGCGGTTGCTGGTGACTTTACCGTGAAGGGTTCGGTTGCCATTGATGGTGCTGATGCGCTTGAAGCATCCGTAAAGGTTGTTGTGTCTGATGCGGTTGCGGTTGAGGTTGCGCCGGTTGCTGATGTGTCGACGCCTGCTGGTGTGAAGCCTGAGTTGCCTGCCAAGGTGACGGTCAACATGAGTGACGGTAAGACCGTGGAGCTTCCTGTTGTGTGGGACGCGGTTGATGCTGATGATTATGCGGTTGCTGGTGACTTTACCGTGAAGGGTTCGGTTGCCATTGATGGTGCTGATGCGCTTGAAGCATCGGTGAAGGTTGTTGTGACCGCGGTTGTTGTTCCGCCGGCTCCGAAGCCTTCCGTCTCGGGTTCGACCAAGTCTGTCGATGCTGGCGGCAAGATCACCATCACGGGCAAGGACTTCGCACCGAACGAATCAGTCACCGTCACGCTCGGTGGATCCAACCTCGCAACTGCAAAGGCTGATGCGAACGGCAAACTGTCGATAACTGTCACGATTCCCGTAAAGACCACCGAGGGCAAACACGCCATCACAGTAAAGGGTGCGAGCTCTGACGCACTCACCGTCGAACTGACCGTGAAGAAAGGCAAGGTCGACCCGGCCTGCGTAGTTCCTTCGAAGAGCCCTGTGTTCTTGGATACTCCGGTGTCGCACAAGTTCTATAAAGAGATCGACTGGATGTACTGCATGAAGTACACCACCGGTATCAAGGCTCCCAACGGTCTGAACTATGCGCCGCAGCAGGAACTGACTCGAGAGGCGATGGCGGCATTCATTTACCGTCTCGAAGCACCGAAGGGTTATGTGGCTCCGAAGGTGTCTCCGTTCGCTGATGTGAAGCCTGGCGATAAGTTCTACACGGAGATCGCGTGGATGTTCGACAAGAAGCTGTCCACGGGTACGAAGCAGGCCACCGGTAAGCCGATGTTTATGCCGAAGGACAGCCTGTCGCGTGAAGCAATGGCCGCGTTTATTTACCGTCTTGAGGCTCCGAAGAACTACACGGCTCCGAAGAAGTCGGCTCTGGCCGACATGAAGCCGGGGATGTCGTTCTACAAGGAGATCTCGTGGATGTACGACGTGAAGCTCACGACTGGTAATAAGACGGCTGCGGGCAAGGAATACCTGCCCAAGGACAAGCTGACGCGTCAGGCGATGGCTGCGTTTATTTACCGTCTGGTCACCGACTACCGCAATTAG